The window CATGGGGAATCCAGGATGAGCGTAGACTCCTCCTCCATGAGGGTAAACCGCTGCATAGGGTGTTCCATATGGTGACATCATATGCTAAAAAAGATTCAAGACCAAAAACATTAACCAATAGTCTTCCatgtataagaaaaaaaaaagtctttggGGTTGACTAATAATAATACCTGAGGATTCCACATgtaaggaggaggaggatgaccAGATGCAGCAGCCATAGCTGAGTTGTAATAAGGGGGCATTGCTACTCTTGGACCATAATAAGCCTATCAAAGTATCATCATTACATAAAccggaaagagagagagagagagtaaaagTAATAACAATACTAACCTGCATAGCGGCCCAATCAGGGTAGACATGAACATTTGTTTGATCCTGTCAACACATACAAGATAACATTAGTTTTGACTCTATTACAAGAACACTATTGACTTGAGAGTTATGGtctgaaattaataataaaaataccgCAGGTGGTGAAGATGGTTTGTTGTCTGATTTGGTAACCTTTGGTTCCTCGCTCTTTCCCATGGTCTTAACGTTTCCACACTTTAACAACAATTGTCTCTTTCTGCAAAAAACAAAGTTGTTGTGTGAGAAGCAAGAAGCATATGGGCAGAAACGTCTTTCCACCTTCCGTTATTTGTTCAGGAAGACAAAGAGAATCAACAAAGTCGATACAAATGTACAACTCTACCCTTGAAACACATgcacctaaaaaaaaaaaaaaaaaaaagactgttCTTCTTCTCATCGCTTTTGCTGTTCATGTTTAAATTCAAAGAACTTAATTCAACTAATACAAAGAGACGATGCAAAACGTaagaacaaaacataaaaagcaaaaaaaaactatcataaCAATCATATACAAAAAACTAAAGAAGAGCAATGAATGATGATGATCCTCTGATAAGTTTAAATTTAATGCAAATTACCTGCAAGAATCTGTAACCTGAGCTCAGAGATACAAATCTAGAAACTTGAAACCTAAAGAGAAATTTTAAAGCATTTCAATCTctctctagaaaaacagagagaaaaaaagagttcagtttttttttgaggGAGGAGGAAGACGAGAGAGAAAAAACGGAGCGCCAAGACGATGACCACGTCATCAAACACGTGTCATGAGAATATAATACAGCGTAAACTACGGTGGTGTTTGATGAGTTGGCTCATCGACTTTCGTGCCACCCATTtgtgtttctcttctcttccctTCTCATCTTTTACCGTACACGTGTTCGATTATTAGTCGCTCTACGCCATCAAGTCATGTGACTTACGTGGTCcgtctgttttaatttaattaccattttctaATTCATTGCGAGTTTAAAAAGGATTTTATTATTCGATATTTACTAGGCTTAGACGTTTTTACCCCAATATGAAGTACCTCTTTAAATCcggataaaaaaatcaaaactgaaTCTGAACATTTATACAAAGATAACCAAATGGGACTTATGAATTTAGTACTTTGGGATATAGTTATAATTCGAACCGAATCAAAATCCGAATTAGGATCCAAAGATATCCGaacataattaaatatgttaatgttttaatatgttaaattaatttagatatttcatagttttcaatagtttattttatttgttattttaaatattttttagtttgagtagataattaaactaaattttagttagatttatgagtaatttatatattttgaaaaacattTGTCAAATTTTTAggttaaaataatatttttaaacgaTTTTAGACATTATAATCCGATTCGAACCGAATTTGGTGGGAATCATACTAAATTTTGATCTATAATTAGTAAAGTCTGAATGTGATTTATGAGTATAaaccgaaaatttaaaaatctgaaTCCACCGAACCGAATTTCGACGGGTTCCAAAGGACCATGCCTAATATTTACCATAGTTTATAAATCCTCTTCAAATCCGCCAACTAATTTACTTTTAGATCCGGAAAGGACATGGTGGTAATTACACGCAAGAAAAGACCTTTGACTATTAAGCATCTCCGACGCGGAGAGCACTTCTGTCCACCCTACTCAGCATCTTGACCGTCCATCTTACACCCCACCGATTCAAATCTTCCAAAGGTGCCACAATACGACCAACGTGTATGGCCACGTTTTTGCCATCATGGAAGTTGCATTTTTTAAccttatttaattattattaaacaaaAGAAGACATTAGGACCCACGATTCCGACAACTGCTTCGCATCCAACGGCTGGGATATTACTAACGATCGAACGGATGAGAAACAAGCCACGCCAGTTGAATATTGGCATCTAGAGAGAGGTTTAAATGGGCCAACGAGGCTTTTGCGTTGGCGTAAACGAGCTTCTGTCCACGAAGTGGTCCCTACGTTACGAAATGCGACTCACATGGATGTATCTACCTGTCGGTTAATGATTCGACAATGTAGAAAATATTGTCTGGACACATACTTGTATAACTCTACTGAGGTTCCCGATGACGTAAGCGAAGGCAAAGACCACGTCACTTTCGAATCTAGGCCGTTTAGTTCTGAAAAATCCGACGGTGATGCAGCTTTAACGCCGCCTCGAGTAAGAATAAaacgtgtgtatatatataactcgAATCATCTGACGTGGCGATCAATAATGTAATGGAGAAAAAAAGGATTTATTATTGCTACGTGTGGGGTCGAAGTCAGAAAAAAGAGATATAAATCGACGGTCCAAATGTCTTTCCGACAAAATGACGTGTCCGTCTGGTAAGCAAGATAGTCTTACGCATTTATATGGGCCCGCATGTGACGAGGACTCGAATATTCTTTCAGTTTTCCGCTATTACCCTTGACACTTTTCACTAATTCCTTGACGTACCACTCACTCTAGCCGCATTGTTTGAACGTCTCAAAGCCTTCATGTTCACACCAGAACATGATGGTCTTACTGAGTGACCCTCGTAGAACCCATATTTTAGGCCCATCTCATATGTTAGGCCCTAACTCTTATGTTAGGCCCTAATTGATTTTCCGTGTCAAATAAAGGCCCAAAACCTTGTGCTTAGGTACTTCAAGATAAGAAAAACTATTCCATTCGAAAACCCGAACCAGAACGGATCGAAAATTTACAAATACTTTTTgatctaaacttttttttccaaaaaaaccAGAACCCAAAAAAACGATCCAAACAAATCCGGACCCGATAAGAACCGATTTGTACCCGACTCAAAAACATGTATATCCAAACCtatgtttttctttgttcaattatatatattattttataatttagttgaaatatctattgttaacaatatttattattattttgtgatATTTTAAGTAATACGAAGCTTTAAATGTATAATTTAGAGTTTAAAgatgttttgttttaattattaaaagtttaatttaagtttttttgtaaaattttaaatatatatgacaaatattGACTATATTTGATGGAGTTTAGGTATGTCACTTTTTTTAGTTTCTAAATATCTGAACCTGATTCGATTTGGACCAGAAAATTGCAGGTATTTTATAGGTTTTTTAGTTAtagatccgaaccgatccgGACTATTGTTTAGGATCGGAAAGATCCGGACCCAATTAAATTTACAGCGTGGATAATCTTGGGTTAGCAAAGTGAAACTAGTGCAAATAGATAAATTCCAATAATATTATAGGCCCATCTCATATATTAGGCCCAATTTTATTTCCCGTCTTGGGGTTAAGGTGAAGAGAAACTAGTGCAAATAGATAAATTCCAATTAAATTTACAGCGTGGATACTCTTTTACTGCTCCGTAAGCAAATTACAAAAGACACTCTTGGTTTGAGCTTACTACATGGAGAGGGTAGAGGAGACTCGCAAAGAGAGATGTTGATCAGTGAAGGTCTGTTCGTTTAATAGTGAGCTCAGCACGGAGATGGAGAATGCCATCGATGAAGTATTGACTATCCTCCGCAATAAACGAAGTCCAAGGGATCCCGAAGAGGTTCCTGTAACCAACAGCTTTGCCACCAGTGAACGTGTAGTTCCCTTTGTACTTGCAAGCGTAATCCTGCGAAGGCTTCTCTCTAGCCGCGAACTCGTAGTCCACACCAAAGCTCACAGCTCCTTTCTCTTGCATCCCAAGGAACAGACCAAAGCAGTGGAACGAGCTTTGCTGGTCCATGTTGCAATGCGCAGAGAGGAAGAAGCCTTGACCTCCTAAGTGAAAGGCCTGAGAGTAGACTCTCCCCGAAGGGAACAGTCCTGTGCACTCCTCTCGCTTCAAGTCCAGGTACACTACGCACTGCGGACGAGGAAGCTCGAACTCGACTACTTTCACAGGTCTGTATTTGTAAGCCCTCTCAATGAACCGGCGGTTCGTTGAGTCCGATCCTTCAGCTGCTAGGATGCGTTGCCTGTGTGGAGCTTCCGCTTTGAAGAAGAGCGCTTCTAGAACCTGCTTTGACGCTACTTCGTGGTCAAAGTCGCTGCAGGTTAGCACCTTTTTGAGCTTTCTGCACGTCATGTATGGGAAGCGTATGTAAAGAGCAAGGCGTGAGCCTAGAATCTCTCTACGGTCTTCCAACGAACTGTACTGTCCCCTCGCCCATTTCAACACAAAGTCGTAAACAGCGTCCTCAGAAGCAATTTGTAGATCATCGCTCGATAGTATCGCCTCGATTCCAGCCAACGGTAAGGCCATAACCTCCTCCTGAAACCTGTAAACAAAAATGGTTTAACTTTCACAACACTCTTAAGTGAATGCATTTTTTTGAGTAGTCTTTGCTTACTTGGTGATATCCTTGAAACGCGAGGCAAGGAACTGTTTAGCTGCATCGGTTAAGGGCTGGACAGCTTCGGCCATTAAGACGCTGGAGGGGAGGTCGAGATAGAGCAAAGCGGAATCGGGAGTCATAGGCATGTTGCGGAGAAGTCTACTGCAGTACCTCATGCAGGAAGCAACCTCAAACTTGTCAGCAGCCATGAGAACATCTAGTAAAGCAGGTGCTGTTGTGACAGTTAGAGAGTTGCTGTACACAAAGTTTAATAGCTCCATCAAAGCACCTTCCTCTGCCATAAATAAATCAACATTGTGAAGTCTCATGGATACAAAATACcataaataaaaaccaaaaatcagtAAGAGAGTTAATAAAAAACGGAATAAAGAATCAAAAGCCAACATGAAAGTGCCATACCTTGAGCACTAATTCTAAGGGTTACATGTCTCTGTTCTGACTCCCTCATTCCATTAGAGAACAGCTACAACAAGAAGCAAAGGACAGTGTTACATGTAACATAAACAAACCAATAAGACTCAAAATAAGAAGAAAGGAACCTTGTAGAAGAAAGGGGATTTAGCAGCCAAGATAGGAGAGCTTATATGCAGCTCCTTAACATTAACAACAGTAGATTGATCCATCCCCCAGTTCGGCTCACTAGATGCATCATCATCacctaaaaaaaaacattttactataaaattttaCACAAGCTACCTCAAGAATGCAATCTCAAGAAAGAACCTGAGAGAGCCTCCTCCTCTTCCACCATAGCCTCTCCTCCTTCTTCATCAAGATTATCATCCAAATCCGGTTGGTTGTTATCCGTTATAATCTGCTCTTCAGGACACGCCACAATGTCCGAAACCGTAACTGCAAATGCAAAACATCAAAGTTAATTAACTTTCTTATAAAGGAGAAATCAAAATCcctaaactaattaaaaatttCAATCGGTTCAATTGATCAAAAGCCCTAAACCGAGATTTGAATCGGTTGAATAGATAACCATTATCCTTCTTATTGTTGTCCTCTCTTCTCCTCTTGCGATGACGAGCCCAATCGG is drawn from Brassica rapa cultivar Chiifu-401-42 chromosome A05, CAAS_Brap_v3.01, whole genome shotgun sequence and contains these coding sequences:
- the LOC103866485 gene encoding BTB/POZ domain-containing protein At2g46260, which encodes MRGSSNDADLFDPKTEMDSNFSRHGSSSSSSEGDFGFAFNDSNFSDRLLRIEIMGGPSSDSTSDVGEGGCTSIADWARHRKRRREDNNKKDNVTVSDIVACPEEQIITDNNQPDLDDNLDEEGGEAMVEEEEALSGDDDASSEPNWGMDQSTVVNVKELHISSPILAAKSPFFYKLFSNGMRESEQRHVTLRISAQEEGALMELLNFVYSNSLTVTTAPALLDVLMAADKFEVASCMRYCSRLLRNMPMTPDSALLYLDLPSSVLMAEAVQPLTDAAKQFLASRFKDITKFQEEVMALPLAGIEAILSSDDLQIASEDAVYDFVLKWARGQYSSLEDRREILGSRLALYIRFPYMTCRKLKKVLTCSDFDHEVASKQVLEALFFKAEAPHRQRILAAEGSDSTNRRFIERAYKYRPVKVVEFELPRPQCVVYLDLKREECTGLFPSGRVYSQAFHLGGQGFFLSAHCNMDQQSSFHCFGLFLGMQEKGAVSFGVDYEFAAREKPSQDYACKYKGNYTFTGGKAVGYRNLFGIPWTSFIAEDSQYFIDGILHLRAELTIKRTDLH